The genomic interval TGAACAGTACGCTCATGATTACGTCAATGAAACTAATACAAATGGTTAAATTTTACTGACAGAAATTCTAAATCAGTCTGTCAGTAAATTAATTATTGTTTTTTAAAAAAGGAAAAAATATGACCGAACAAAAACAAGCACTTTTCACCATCTTCGGAGCAACTGGTGACCTCGCTAAAAGAAAGCTCTACCCTTCACTCTTTCGCCTCTTCAAAAAAGGTGAACTAGCTGATAATTTTGCAGTCATCGGTACCGCTCGCCGTCCATGGACAAACGAGTATTATCGTGAAGTTGTTTTAGAGTCTATCAAAGATTTAATGAACTCAAAAACGGAAGCCGAAAATTTCGCCAGCCATTTTTATTATCAAAGTCACGATGTTAGCGACAGCTCACATTACGTTAACTTAAAAGATTTGGGTGAAAAATTGCGTAAACAGTATAAAACTGCGGGCAATCAAGTCTTCTTTTTAGCAATGGCTCCTCAATTTTTTGGCACTATCGCTGAACACCTTAAATCAGAAAATATTTTGACAGGTGAGGGTTTTGAGAGAATCGTCATTGAAAAACCATTTGGAACAAGCTACGATACGGCAAAATCACTTAATGACAGCCTCGCAAAAGTATTTAGTGAAGAACAAATTTTCCGAATCGACCACTACCTTGGAAAAGAAATGATCCAGGCCGTTTCTGCCGTTCGTTTTGCCAATCCAATCTTTGAATCGCTTTGGAATAATCAACACATTGATAACGTTCAGATTACTTTTGCCGAATTTATCGGTGTTGAAGACCGTGGCGGTTACTACGAAACTTCTGGTGCTTTAAAAGATATGATTCAAAACCATGTCTTACAGGTACTCAGCCTCATTGCCATGGAAAAACCTGAAAAATTTGATGAATCTTATATTGTAAAAGAAAAAGTTAAAGCCCTTAATGCAATCCGTCAATATTCTTCTGAGGAAGCTTTAGAAAACTTCGTTCGTGGTCAATATATCGCAGGACGTTTTGACGGTGAAGATTACCTAGGCTATCGCGAAGAAGATTCTGTTGCAACAGACAGTCGAACTGAAACTTTCGCTGCTGGAAAATTTGTCATTGATAATGAGCGTTGGTCAGGCGTCCCTTTCTATGTTCGCTCAGGAAAACGTATGACTGAAAAAGGAACTCGTATTAATATCGTTTTCAAAAAAGATAAAGACAATCTCTTTGCAGAAAATTGCGATGACCAATCCGTTCAAAATGTTTTGACCATTTATATTCAACCAACTGAAGGGTTTTCACTTTCAGTAAATGGAAAAGCGGCTGGTCAAGGCTTCCATTTAGAGCCTTTGCGCTTAAATTTCCGACACGATAGTGAATTTCTTGGAAATTCTCCTGAAGCATATGAAAAACTTTTCCTAGATGTCCTTAATGGAGATGGAACAAATTTCTCACATTGGGAAGAAGCGGCTCGCGACTGGGAACTTATTGATGTTATTCGAGAAGCTTGGGATAAAGAAACTTCTGAGCTTCCAACTTATGCGGCTCGCACAATGGGACCTAAGGCTGCATTTGACTTACTAGAAAAAAATGGTCACGAATGGGCTTGGCAACCTGATTTATGGTATCAAGAACGTGGTTACTACAATAAATAAAGAAAAAAACCTGTCTTAACGATAGGTTTTTTATCTTTTCCACAAACTTTTACACAGTTTTCCACATATTTGTGGAAAGACTTCACAATTCTGTGGAAAACTTTCTGTTTTTATCCGTAAAATAAGATAAAAAAAGGATTTTACTTGTGAATTTATTTTTCCACAGGTAAAATTCTTTTTTGAAATCTATTTTTATAAACTTGTTTTCCACACAGGCTCACCATCTCGAGCAATCAATTTTTTCCAAACGCGTCGTTCACGCCAACGATTCACTTGCGTACTCCAAGAGTCTGATGCAACTAAAGGTTTGACTAAAATACTTCTGACGCCGGCACGATGAGCAGCTCTAATATCCGTCATCAATTGATCACCAACCATAATCACATTTTCAGGACGCTCATCAAGCAATCTCAAGGCTTTTTTTATCCCCCAAGCAAAAGGTTTCATTGCCCGCCAAATATATTGAACACCAAACTTTTCCACAGCACGAGCAACTCTTGCTTGTTTATTATT from Lactococcus lactis carries:
- a CDS encoding YqeG family HAD IIIA-type phosphatase, yielding MKIDNYKPDYLVEAVYQLDPKRLQALNVRAVMVDLDNTLIAWDNPDGTPELLAWLLDMRENGLKVVVVSNNKQARVARAVEKFGVQYIWRAMKPFAWGIKKALRLLDERPENVIMVGDQLMTDIRAAHRAGVRSILVKPLVASDSWSTQVNRWRERRVWKKLIARDGEPVWKTSL
- the zwf gene encoding glucose-6-phosphate dehydrogenase yields the protein MTEQKQALFTIFGATGDLAKRKLYPSLFRLFKKGELADNFAVIGTARRPWTNEYYREVVLESIKDLMNSKTEAENFASHFYYQSHDVSDSSHYVNLKDLGEKLRKQYKTAGNQVFFLAMAPQFFGTIAEHLKSENILTGEGFERIVIEKPFGTSYDTAKSLNDSLAKVFSEEQIFRIDHYLGKEMIQAVSAVRFANPIFESLWNNQHIDNVQITFAEFIGVEDRGGYYETSGALKDMIQNHVLQVLSLIAMEKPEKFDESYIVKEKVKALNAIRQYSSEEALENFVRGQYIAGRFDGEDYLGYREEDSVATDSRTETFAAGKFVIDNERWSGVPFYVRSGKRMTEKGTRINIVFKKDKDNLFAENCDDQSVQNVLTIYIQPTEGFSLSVNGKAAGQGFHLEPLRLNFRHDSEFLGNSPEAYEKLFLDVLNGDGTNFSHWEEAARDWELIDVIREAWDKETSELPTYAARTMGPKAAFDLLEKNGHEWAWQPDLWYQERGYYNK